From the Glycine max cultivar Williams 82 chromosome 11, Glycine_max_v4.0, whole genome shotgun sequence genome, the window tctctatgtACATTTTGGTTTCAAACTCAAATCATGGAAGAGGGAACTTTTATTGAGTTAAAGGTAtacttaaaatgtttatttgtttcttGCTGTTCAAAAGTTGTCTACTAACAACTTTTCTTATATGCTTATTGCTTAATTTGCTGctattagtttttaaatataatagttGACACCATGAAAATCTTTGTCTCAATTTTCTTGGTACACATGCCTGCCTTAACTTTGTGTGGTATTGCCCTCAAGAAGTGACAAAAATTCTATGCAATGCTTGTACGTTGGAAGTGTTTTGGTTATTCTGAATGATGACATTGATGAGTATATGTGTATTCATATATCAAAACATGTAAAATTTGCTTTCTTGGATCCTTTAGAATTAGATGGATAGATGTGTCATGTGTGCTTGAACTTGGTATATGACACATTAGTGAATATCCCTCCTCCTGGCCAAAGCCTTTCCTGTCTATATAGGTTTAAATAAAGGAAACATCATGCACTGGCAAGGTTGCTGACAGCCTATGAAGCACGGACACTCTTGCCAAATGGTGTGTCAGCGTGTTCGGCACTTGTCAAACACGCCTTTGACATGTGTCAGACACCCTTACGCCaggtcttaattaaaaaatattttatccgaCTCGAACACCTCTCTGACACACCTTGTTCATGAGTCAGACACCTCTTTGTTATGTCTCAATTTTATTTCTGCTCGAATCCTTACTATTTTTTATGGTctattattatatgaaaattgtAAAACTTAACTGTTTTTAGAAAGTgaatatgtaaaaattaattctctctccacacacatacatatataaggAGGGATCAAGTTATTCTAAGAGCAACTCTAAAGAGTTACTCCTCATCCTCACCATTCATTTTTCTTGGAATCTAATGGTTAAGATTTTAGAGTTACTCTAGGAGTAacttaacccccccccccccccaccccccccTCCCTCAAGTGTCCTATATTTTGGGCATTAATTGTGCTGTGGTGTCCGTTTTGCATCTGGTATCCATGTAGGAGTTGGTGCTTCATAGCTGACAGCTAAGCTAAGACTGCTCAGTGATCTCAGATTAAATAGAAATTGTCTTGCGGCAAGGATTAAGTAGATTGAGTTGTATCATACAGCTTGTTTAGCCACAAACAATCGGCAAGTCTATGCAAATCATGAACTGAAGCTGCAAATGACATAAGTAGTTTTACCAACAAGTTTCTTTGGTTCGTGATACTATTGACTTTATGGCATCTGATAATTGAGAACTGTACATGTTTTTTAATTGTAGCATTCAATTCATGTGAATGGCTCTGTGGCATACACATAAAATGTTAGAAGAAATTACCTAGTATCTCTCTTTCTTGTTGCTTAAGACATTATGTACTGTTGAAAATTTCCCTCTTTATTTATCTAGATACATACACATATTCATCTTATGTGGATCtgattgttttatctttttttgttgcTTTGATGTGTGTTTTCCCAAAAAAACAGCTAGCGAAGACTGTCAGACCTGCATATGGCAAAACTATTCCTGTCCAGAAAGTCTCTTTAAAAGGAAAAGATTTGCTCCAATTCCAAACCAACAGCCCAGTTTCTGTTTTTGAAAGCAGTAGTAGTTCTCCCTCGGTTGAGAACTCCAACTTTGAGTTACCTGTCATCCCAACAAAGCGTCCCCGTACCAAACGCCGGCGTCTCTCAAACATCAGCCTGCTTTACTCTATTCCTTTTATCCTTACTTCACCGGCTTTTCAAAAATTTCAGAGGATGGATTTCTCCAAATCAGATATACAAACACAGCCTTCTGGGGAATTATTATGCAAGTTCAAAAAGAAGCAGAGGAAAAAGGATATTCCCCTGCCGACTAACAAAATTGAGATGAAGAGATCCTCATCACAGGAGTCAGTTGCACCCAGAAAATGCTTGCATTGTGAGGTGACAAAGACGCCGCAATGGAGAGAAGGACCAATGGGTCCTAAGACCCTATGCAATGCCTGTGGGGTTCGATACCGGTCTGGCCGGCTCTTTGCTGAATACCGGCCTGCATCTAGCCCCACTTTTGTAGCATCACTGCACTCAAACTCTCACAAGAAGGTCTTAGAAATTAGGAACAGAGCCACCCAGGTGACTGTTAGATAAACCTTCGTTGAAATTCTCTAGATTAGTATTGTTTTAGATTTTATTGAGTGCTTGTGCTAAACAGGATTGTCCTTGATTATTGTTCTCCTTTTTTATGGACTAATCTTAATCTTATATTGCTTAGCTAGTTAGCATCATCTGTTTTATGTAAATTGATTGGCCGAATAAGTAGTAAGATTATACCAGTGGTTCACTGCATGCTAGGCATTCAAGGAAACAAGGTATATTCAGAGAGGAAGATGATCAAATAAAAAGCAAAACTTAGGTGCAGATCGTCATGTGTTTTTGGTGTTATTATCCGATTAGAATTGAAGTTTCACTTGGATAATCTATGTAATAAAGGTTCACATTAAAGATTCACTCAAGTTACTTAGGTGAAATTCTAATTATGATAAGAGAATAGCAACTAAAGTACCtaagaaaatgtatttaaattttgttgatgTTGAAGCAAAGACATCATATGGGATAAATCATAAATTCAGCTAGAATCCTTGAAATTGTCTGCTGGATTTGTTACAAGGGCAAGGATCAAAGACAATATCGCATGCCTTGTAACACAAAGGGGTAAGACGACACAACATTTATAGAGAAAGAACATGCATAGTTAGACGAAATTTATGCTGTTATCTATGTCAGCTAAGGATCTTGGAActgattaaaaagttaaaacaagaAAGGAATGGAGTCGGTGGTAACATAATCCAGTTATCCAGGTGTTAATGGCCCTTTTCTTTATCATGTGATTAACTCAATTATGCTTCGCTCTGCTTTCCAAAGTATTATGTTGAGTTTTTACATTTCCttcattttattatctttttatttttgtgaatttcattttattatctttcatttatgttttcctTGCTAACATGATAACTTAATTaacctttctttttttcttttcgttaGTGATAATTTAATTCATCTGAATGAAGAATTGTGCATAATCTCATTTAAAAACTTGTTCTCCCAAATCACAAAGCATGCCTTAATTCTCTCCGATCTATTTTTGGTGTATCCAAAGCTATGGACATTAGTGGCAGCCCATTGTCAACATGTTATTTTCTTAAAGGGCTTGACttcaaaatatagaaaattcAAGATACATTTATCCAAAGGGCCAACGTGACAACACAGATTATCAAACAGGGATTtgcaacatttttttcattacgCATTTGATTGCATTTTTTCCCCCTAAATGTGTACCcattagaaaaatagaaattactAAAAGTATAAGCACTATTAAGAGAgagaacaaattaattaaagcgATGACACTTTGCATTATTGAAGAAATAAATTCATAACAATCAACAATGACCAAAGTTATAttgcttatatttttaatggtttttttagggatatattttttttatggttgaaaaaaagagtttaattttattacgaAGGTTCTTGCCGACAGGCTTTTGCTCAATGCTCATGGACAAGCATTAAACGAAAGATTAAACAATtggaatttatttaatttttttattatctttgttGCTTTCTTTACATGCCCTGCTGCTGCTGCTTAATTTATACATGTCATTTTAAGGAAATGGCTCTGAATTGCAATGTTCCTATGTACTCTTAATTAAGGAGCTGCTTGTGTTGGCTTTCGCACCCCCTAATGCAAGTTGCCAAAATGTCCATGTACCTAGCTCTCTACCTCTAAAGTCTAAAAACATTGCATGTACATACCCTAACCTATCATCAGAGCATTGGCATGATATGCAAGCACATGCATTACTAATCATAAAGTACGTTAATAGGCTTTCATTTTCCATGGTCCATACCACAACTTTCTATTTTGAGGCAGCAACATTCTCCCAATTCTTTGTCCATAATACATACTAGTATGCCTCTGTAGCCTAATCCATTTATGGTAGAAAAGTGAATTAGATATTTTGTTTACAAGATTATTTTGGTAGCAAATTCAATTCAAACAATAAACTCTTTTTATGTATTGTTGTATCTGTAGTTTGTTAGTTCAATGCATCGTGATCATAGAAACCACTAATGTCGCTTTCGAGTTGGCTGTGGTCTAAAAGAGATTACTCATTACTCCATTCCTTTTTGGGGGATGGTGAACAAGTAATGGCAAAACTAGAAGGAATGAATGGATGGTGTGTTGCTAccattttcattttgtattaaaaaatagtgGACCCGAATCCTCTCCCATAGAGATACCAACTAGAGGTCCAATTAAAAATTTTCCAACCGTCGGATTATACAAGTGATTCTGATTTTGGCACGTATCTCATGTTATTTTGGCTTCTTTCTccataatactatttttttgctttctctcatcTCCATTGTAAGTCCCCAGAAAAAATGACAAGATGTCACTAAACAATAGCGTAAACCTGGTTCTTGACCGCCACCAACCAAGATCACCACTGTTGCTGGCCACCTTTGTCCAGGGAACTCAACACATGTTCTGCCCATCACATTTTCCTTTTGCTGTTGCAAATCTGAATTCCCAACTGTTGGAAGGAACCTccacaacacatttttttaaacttttagttACATTATAATTTGGTTTGTGTTCTTCTAGGGATAGCAGCAAAAAATAGATGTTCTTCAGGACCCATTTTCATTTGTTGAGAAAACGAGGAAAATGGAAACCCCACCATAACAGAATTGTGATTGTGCATTTTGATTCCAAAGTTCCAATTGCACACATTAAATATTGTGATTGTgtgattttatttcatatgttaatctacaattaaatattaagtaGATTTTGTTTACACAAGAGTAGCTAATGACATATTAATGATATGATAACTGACGTATTGTATTGCTTAACACATAAATTTGATGTgacttaattatactttttatatcTTGATCGCTCTTGATTATAATTGTGAGAAACCAAAGATATAAATTAAGCCACAGTCAGTCAATATATAAGTCAAATAATACTGTTATTGTTGTGTCATGTTAGTAGTAAGATATGTTATACTTTTAATAAAACCTTAATGTTTAAcaattataacttaaaaaacTCGATTTTCACAACTGAAATCTAAGATATCAAAAAGTCACACAACAGGCATATGTTCGAGTAACTGTTTGCAAGCCTCAAAACTATATATGTTTACAAATAGATCTAGAGCATGTTGAAAAATTAACttcaatgtaaaaataattttatcaaatcaaaatttttgtttttatattcattttacttttattgcttaaatttacattaaaacGCATACCACAATATTTTGAAGTGCAAACTAAACATGATTCTAGACAGATTGTTACTCTTGcattagttttaaaagaattaagtgGCGTGACATGTTGGATGGCAACTCAAACATGGTctataatgtatatttttacaataacaTGTGAGCGTGAGTGTAAAAAAGGGTAATGGAGGAGGCTGACATTAGTCTGAGTCTAACCCGTGACAAAGAGAACACAACGACAGAGATTCCTTGCATGCACCTAAGAGAGAGACAAAAGGGTGTCACTATCCTAATCCTCAATTCCTCATCCACGTCCAATCCAACAACATGCAGTGGGGCCCGCACGTTACGTATGCCATCAATGGGAACGAGGAAGATATgatattatgtttgtttataTACTTCGTTAATCACTAATATagtaatatttgttaaaaaatctaACTTGGTTAAatcctaaaaatttaaaaataaaagagattaatTGACATAGATGAGCCTAATGGTTTCTTATAACATCTATGATGAATTGTTGTTGTCAGAGTGAATGGGACATAGCAGAGGAAAGCGACGGTGGTATTTGGTtgggtttccttttcttttcggTTATCAATTTTTCCGTGGTGGCCAAAGAAGCACATTTATTGCCAATTTGCAATGAGTTTCTCAACTTTTCGGATGCATCtcactcaattattttttatttatttatcgtgGAGCACGCTACCTTatctattcttcttttttaatttgtctATAGTCTTTATTTCCGACAAATATGATTGTAACTAAAATTTTAAGAGAGTAATATGGGGATGGGGAATCTAATCTCCCGTCCCTATCTTTTTAATGGGATGTTTGTGTTCCATATTGTATTTGGttgaatacattaaaaaatagcaGGGAAAAACCAAGATTGTGAGGTATGGttggaaaataattatatctctcAAAGTTTATGCTCgatcataaattttatcttcAGATTTATGTCTATGAAAGAACATTTATCGAAGGAAGTTAATCCTAAATAAATCTTCATGCATTAAGAGAGTGTTTGACTCTCTATTTGAGATAGTAAAATGGATCATCCCAATTCATtttggtttgtcttgtcattaGTTTGTCAAAAATGGGTTAAAGATGGGTTGACCTACTTTTGAACCCTTAAACGGACTAGTCCCTTAAACCAAATCTGTTTTGCCACTCGTACTCACAATGGAAACTATCTTGagcaaaaagaaattgaagaagaaaCCTATGTAAATAATGTAATAGTACAATCCAagtataaaatatcatttttatccaAGTATACTTTGCTctaatttatttagtttataagTTTCTTAGTTTAAAAGTAGGAATCTATTCTGCATTAGCTTGAAGGGaccataatatataaatataaaaggagCAAAATTGCAAAACTAAAGACAACCCAGCCAGCAATTCCCAACCGATTGAGAAAGGAAAGTAATAGTGatcatgaaattttgatacAGTGTGCTACTGTCTACAAAATGGGACATTTGTTAAGT encodes:
- the LOC100781869 gene encoding GATA transcription factor 11 is translated as MKDCWFFDNNFNGLSDESLDDVMDMELLDLPLDFEDVETDAVEEQDWDAQLKLLEDPPPPLGVFPLQQSSAFCGQTRNENAKLGSKSFSASLAKTVRPAYGKTIPVQKVSLKGKDLLQFQTNSPVSVFESSSSSPSVENSNFELPVIPTKRPRTKRRRLSNISLLYSIPFILTSPAFQKFQRMDFSKSDIQTQPSGELLCKFKKKQRKKDIPLPTNKIEMKRSSSQESVAPRKCLHCEVTKTPQWREGPMGPKTLCNACGVRYRSGRLFAEYRPASSPTFVASLHSNSHKKVLEIRNRATQVTVR